In Flavobacteriaceae bacterium, the following proteins share a genomic window:
- a CDS encoding AraC family transcriptional regulator, producing the protein MNLNSEDKNIAKESLKNVAKGTFNETKIDDGFYVLTYKNERDINTGVQRAIDNTFIQFHFCVKGSSQFVFNDGRYVLDIQEEKSLLLYNPQRDLPINLDIRPSSWIVSILISIKKFHRLFSQEADYITFLSEDNKDKKYYTDGKISPSMAIVLNQLINYNLNPSIKTLYFKGKAYELLSLYFNRSEDADIEQCPFLVDESNVIKIRKAKDIIISRMAEPPSLQELADEINLNLKKLKEGFKQIYGDSVYSFLFDYKMEVARRLLESGEHNVNEVGLKVGYSTSSHFIAAFKKKYGTTPKKYIQSI; encoded by the coding sequence ATGAATCTAAATAGTGAAGATAAAAATATTGCTAAAGAAAGTTTAAAAAATGTCGCTAAAGGGACTTTTAATGAAACAAAAATAGATGATGGGTTTTATGTGTTAACTTATAAGAATGAAAGGGATATTAACACTGGCGTTCAACGTGCTATAGATAATACTTTTATTCAATTTCATTTTTGTGTAAAAGGATCAAGTCAATTTGTTTTTAATGATGGAAGATATGTTCTTGACATTCAAGAAGAAAAATCATTATTGTTATATAATCCACAGCGTGATTTACCTATTAATTTAGATATTAGGCCATCTTCTTGGATAGTTTCAATTTTAATTTCAATTAAAAAATTTCACAGATTATTTTCACAAGAAGCAGATTATATTACTTTTTTAAGTGAAGATAATAAAGATAAAAAATACTATACTGATGGTAAAATTTCACCTTCAATGGCCATTGTTCTAAATCAGTTAATTAATTATAACCTCAATCCATCAATAAAAACACTTTACTTTAAAGGGAAAGCTTACGAATTATTAAGCTTGTATTTTAATAGAAGTGAAGATGCAGATATAGAACAATGCCCGTTTTTAGTAGATGAGAGTAATGTTATTAAAATAAGAAAAGCGAAAGATATTATTATTTCTAGAATGGCAGAACCTCCTAGTCTTCAAGAATTAGCAGACGAAATTAATTTAAATTTAAAAAAACTAAAAGAGGGATTTAAACAAATTTATGGTGATTCGGTGTACAGTTTTCTGTTTGACTATAAAATGGAAGTAGCACGTCGTTTGTTAGAGTCTGGAGAGCATAATGTTAATGAAGTTGGATTAAAAGTTGGCTATAGCACGTCAAGCCATTTTATTGCTGCTTTTAAAAAGAAATATGGCACCACGCCAAAAAAATATATTCAATCAATATAA
- the hemA gene encoding glutamyl-tRNA reductase: protein MEQYNISKGNSFYAIGLSYKKADAEIRGHFSLDDTSTTAIYNQAKANGIESLVVTSTCNRTEIYGFAQHPYQLIQLLCDNTKGTVEEFREVAYIYKNKEAVSHLFKVGSGLDSQILGDFEIISQLKVSAKISKKHHLLNAFLERLVNAVIQASKRIKTETEISSGATSVSFASVQYILNNIENVSSKNILLFGTGKIGRNTCENLVKHTKNEQITLINRTKDKAEKIAGKFNLIVKDYANLQEEINASDILIVATGAQNPTIDKQLIQSNTSLLILDLSVPKNVSEDVKELNNVSLVHLDHLSQITDETLEKRKEHIPIAEAIIEDVKKEFNDWLETRKFAPTIKALKLKLLNFAASELETQRKKTSDFNEAQAELISNNIIQKITNHFAHHLRDNAIPTDESLELIKKVFQLEEITKNV from the coding sequence ATGGAGCAATATAATATTTCAAAAGGAAATTCTTTTTATGCAATTGGTTTAAGTTATAAAAAAGCTGATGCAGAGATAAGAGGTCATTTTAGTCTAGATGATACCTCAACAACTGCAATTTATAATCAAGCAAAAGCTAATGGTATTGAAAGTTTAGTTGTAACATCTACATGTAATCGAACTGAAATATATGGGTTTGCACAACACCCATACCAACTTATACAGTTACTTTGTGATAATACAAAAGGTACTGTTGAGGAATTTCGTGAAGTTGCCTACATCTATAAAAACAAAGAAGCTGTTTCACATTTATTTAAAGTAGGTTCTGGATTAGATAGTCAGATTTTAGGAGATTTCGAAATTATAAGTCAATTAAAAGTAAGCGCAAAAATCTCTAAAAAACATCATTTACTTAATGCTTTTTTAGAGAGATTAGTAAATGCTGTTATTCAAGCTAGTAAACGCATTAAAACAGAAACAGAAATTTCTTCAGGAGCAACTTCAGTTTCTTTCGCTTCGGTCCAATATATCTTAAATAATATTGAAAATGTTTCAAGTAAAAATATTTTACTCTTTGGAACAGGGAAAATAGGTAGAAATACGTGTGAAAATTTAGTAAAACACACTAAGAATGAGCAAATCACACTTATTAATAGAACTAAAGATAAAGCTGAAAAAATTGCAGGAAAATTTAATCTTATTGTAAAAGATTATGCTAATTTACAAGAAGAAATCAATGCTTCTGATATTTTAATTGTTGCTACTGGTGCTCAAAACCCAACAATAGATAAACAATTAATTCAAAGCAATACATCACTTTTAATTTTAGATTTATCAGTCCCAAAAAATGTAAGTGAAGATGTTAAAGAATTAAATAATGTGTCTTTAGTACATCTAGATCATTTATCTCAGATTACAGATGAAACTTTAGAAAAACGAAAAGAGCACATTCCTATTGCCGAAGCAATTATTGAAGACGTAAAAAAAGAGTTTAACGATTGGCTAGAAACTCGAAAATTTGCTCCTACTATTAAAGCATTAAAACTCAAATTGTTAAATTTTGCTGCTTCTGAATTAGAAACACAACGTAAAAAAACCTCTGATTTTAATGAAGCGCAAGCTGAATTAATTAGCAATAATATAATTCAAAAAATCACGAATCATTTTGCGCATCATTTAAGAGATAACGCAATTCCTACAGATGAAAGTCTTGAACTTATTAAAAAAGTCTTTCAATTAGAAGAAATCACAAAAAATGTCTAA
- a CDS encoding hydroxymethylbilane synthase, which produces MSKILRIGTRDSELALWQAKTVQHILEQLGHKTVLVPVKSTGDIVLDKPLYELGITGIFTKTLDIAMLNGDIDIAVHSLKDVPTVLPQGIVQAAVLKRGNIRDTLVYKNNEEFLGARNAVIATGSLRRKAQWLNRYPTHTITDIRGNVNSRLQKLNDNEDWNGAIFAAAGLGRIGLRPEEAINLEWMVPAPAQGAIMITALENDEHTRAVCAEINHKETEICTGIERKFLNLLEGGCTAPIGAIAYIKKGKEDIEGEGEVLFHGVLLSTDGSKKIEVKRTEKLGAHHDIASYCANFIIERGGKRLMDDIKISNKKTNIFSTKKLTNSQKDLFHNTIKVESDDFIKISLNRIKPRILKSEIQNVIITSQNAVEALITNYSSEELQFKNIYCVGRRTKRLIERKIGKVTHSENNAKKLANYLIEFIEGTEVTYFCSDLRLDDLPAILTENNITVKEVEAYNTKYDSIKIDDTIEGTMFYSPSTVQSFILKNEANSIAFCIGESTAKEAKKHFKDVRIAKIPTVESVIELVNLHYAKG; this is translated from the coding sequence ATGTCTAAAATATTACGAATTGGTACTCGCGATAGCGAATTGGCGTTATGGCAAGCCAAAACCGTGCAACATATACTTGAACAATTAGGTCACAAAACAGTTTTAGTTCCTGTAAAATCAACTGGAGATATTGTTCTTGATAAACCACTTTATGAGTTAGGTATTACGGGTATCTTCACAAAAACATTAGACATTGCGATGTTAAATGGAGATATTGATATTGCTGTACACTCTTTAAAAGATGTACCAACGGTATTACCTCAAGGCATTGTACAAGCTGCTGTTTTAAAACGTGGCAACATAAGAGATACCCTTGTTTATAAAAATAACGAAGAATTTCTGGGGGCTCGAAATGCAGTAATTGCAACAGGAAGTTTACGTCGTAAAGCACAATGGTTAAACAGGTATCCTACACATACTATTACAGATATTCGAGGTAATGTAAATTCTCGTTTACAAAAACTAAACGATAATGAGGATTGGAATGGCGCTATATTCGCTGCTGCTGGTTTAGGTCGAATTGGATTACGTCCAGAAGAAGCTATTAATCTAGAATGGATGGTTCCTGCTCCTGCTCAAGGTGCTATTATGATTACTGCTTTAGAAAATGATGAACATACTCGAGCAGTTTGTGCAGAAATTAATCACAAAGAAACCGAAATATGTACAGGAATTGAACGTAAGTTTTTAAACTTATTAGAAGGTGGGTGTACTGCTCCTATTGGTGCAATTGCATATATTAAAAAAGGGAAAGAGGATATTGAAGGGGAAGGAGAAGTTTTATTTCACGGTGTATTATTAAGTACAGATGGAAGTAAAAAAATAGAAGTAAAACGTACTGAAAAACTAGGAGCACATCATGATATAGCTTCTTACTGTGCTAACTTTATTATTGAACGTGGTGGAAAACGTTTAATGGATGATATTAAAATCTCGAATAAAAAAACCAACATCTTTTCAACTAAAAAATTAACTAATAGTCAAAAAGATCTGTTTCACAATACTATTAAAGTAGAAAGTGATGATTTTATTAAAATTAGCTTGAATAGAATTAAGCCTCGTATTTTAAAATCTGAAATTCAAAATGTGATTATTACAAGTCAGAATGCTGTTGAAGCATTGATTACTAACTACTCTTCGGAAGAATTACAATTTAAGAACATATATTGTGTTGGGAGACGTACTAAGCGATTAATAGAGCGTAAAATAGGCAAGGTTACACATTCAGAAAATAACGCTAAAAAACTAGCTAATTATTTAATCGAATTTATTGAAGGCACAGAAGTAACCTATTTTTGTAGTGATTTACGTTTAGATGATTTACCAGCAATTCTAACAGAAAATAATATCACTGTAAAAGAAGTAGAAGCTTACAACACTAAATATGATAGTATAAAAATTGATGATACTATTGAAGGAACTATGTTTTATAGTCCATCAACAGTGCAAAGTTTTATATTAAAAAACGAAGCCAATAGCATTGCTTTTTGCATTGGTGAAAGCACAGCTAAAGAAGCAAAAAAACATTTTAAAGACGTAAGAATTGCTAAAATTCCAACCGTTGAAAGTGTTATCGAATTAGTTAATTTACATTATGCTAAAGGATAA
- the hemE gene encoding uroporphyrinogen decarboxylase codes for MGIKNDLYLRALKGETVERPPVWMMRQAGRYLPEFMAIREKYDFFTRCRTPELASEITVQPIRRYGMDAAILFSDILVIPQAMNIEVEMKPDFGPYLPNPVRNQKDVDNVIVPDVNVELDYVMQGIKATKELLNNEIPLIGFAGSPWTILCYVIQGQGSKNFDKAKGFCFTQPVAAHQLLQKITDTTIAYLKAKVKAGVNAVQIFDSWGGMLSPTDYQEFSWQYINQIIEALKDDAPVIAFGKGCWFALQDMAKSNAAALGIDWTVSARNARYLTGGNITLQGNFDPSRLLSPPSDIKKMVTLMINEFGKDKYIVNLGHGILPNIPLDNAKAFIDAVKEYNA; via the coding sequence ATGGGTATAAAAAACGATTTATATTTAAGAGCTTTAAAAGGAGAAACTGTTGAACGTCCTCCTGTATGGATGATGCGTCAAGCTGGACGTTATTTACCAGAGTTTATGGCTATTCGTGAAAAATATGATTTTTTTACACGCTGTCGCACTCCTGAGCTAGCAAGTGAAATTACTGTACAACCTATACGTCGTTATGGTATGGATGCAGCTATACTGTTTAGTGATATTTTAGTGATTCCTCAGGCGATGAATATTGAAGTAGAAATGAAGCCAGATTTTGGGCCTTACCTACCTAATCCTGTTCGCAATCAAAAAGATGTAGATAATGTTATTGTTCCGGATGTTAATGTAGAGCTTGATTATGTAATGCAAGGTATAAAAGCAACTAAAGAACTTTTAAATAATGAAATCCCTTTAATTGGATTTGCTGGATCACCTTGGACAATCTTATGTTATGTTATTCAAGGGCAAGGGAGTAAAAATTTTGATAAAGCTAAAGGATTTTGTTTTACACAGCCTGTTGCAGCGCATCAATTACTTCAAAAAATAACAGATACTACTATAGCATATTTAAAAGCAAAGGTAAAAGCAGGTGTTAATGCTGTTCAAATTTTTGATTCTTGGGGCGGAATGTTATCACCTACAGATTATCAAGAGTTTTCTTGGCAATACATTAATCAAATTATCGAAGCATTAAAAGATGATGCTCCTGTAATTGCTTTTGGAAAAGGATGCTGGTTTGCTTTACAAGATATGGCAAAAAGTAATGCTGCTGCTTTAGGAATAGACTGGACGGTGTCTGCAAGAAATGCGCGCTACCTAACTGGTGGAAATATAACTCTGCAAGGTAATTTTGATCCATCCCGATTATTATCGCCGCCTTCAGACATCAAAAAAATGGTTACCCTAATGATTAATGAATTTGGGAAAGATAAATATATTGTAAATTTAGGTCACGGAATTTTACCAAATATTCCTCTCGATAATGCCAAAGCATTTATCGATGCTGTAAAAGAATATAATGCTTAA
- a CDS encoding coproporphyrinogen III oxidase → MLKNITEGIKAYSQALELMSKLKLWKYFAIPIVISLITFVSIFIAAYGLSDNLGHYIAKIWIWDWGKDTFTTFSEIVGAAIIIVIGLISYKHIIMAISAPFMSPVSEKIETHLIGYDAEHQHRNTSFQEQLIRGLKINIRNLFRELFASIIIIIGGFIVPFIGNFISTILLFVIQAYYAGFGNMDYTLERHFRYKESIRFVQRNRGVAIGNGIVFMLFLLIPVIGVIIVLPLSVTAASIKTVELLKSNPKQIEFKMADIKSDEIEKL, encoded by the coding sequence ATGCTTAAAAATATAACAGAAGGAATAAAAGCATATAGTCAAGCTCTTGAGTTAATGTCTAAACTCAAGCTCTGGAAATATTTTGCAATTCCGATTGTTATAAGTCTCATTACTTTTGTTTCTATTTTTATTGCCGCTTATGGGCTATCAGATAATTTAGGACATTATATTGCTAAAATTTGGATTTGGGATTGGGGTAAAGATACTTTTACTACTTTTAGTGAAATAGTAGGAGCTGCTATAATTATTGTAATTGGATTAATTTCTTATAAACACATCATAATGGCTATTTCTGCACCATTTATGAGTCCTGTATCAGAGAAAATAGAAACGCATTTAATTGGATATGATGCAGAACATCAACACAGAAATACATCTTTTCAAGAACAACTTATTAGAGGTCTTAAAATAAATATTAGAAATTTATTTAGAGAGCTTTTTGCTTCTATCATCATTATTATAGGTGGGTTTATCGTTCCTTTTATTGGGAATTTTATTTCGACCATTCTCTTATTTGTGATTCAGGCTTATTATGCAGGCTTTGGTAATATGGATTATACTTTAGAGCGTCATTTTAGATATAAAGAAAGTATTCGCTTTGTACAGCGTAATCGCGGGGTTGCTATCGGTAACGGTATTGTATTTATGTTGTTTTTATTAATTCCTGTTATTGGTGTTATTATTGTTTTACCGCTATCTGTAACAGCAGCATCCATTAAAACTGTTGAGTTACTAAAATCTAACCCAAAACAAATCGAGTTTAAAATGGCAGATATTAAATCTGATGAAATAGAAAAGTTATAA
- a CDS encoding N-acetyltransferase: protein MFEFDYFHINPIDTKDTWSLCDFVVSNEDRLKSFFPETLAQNLTPDLSKRFTEKKVQQFKNKEEFLFTIKEKESHHISGLVYLKELDWEKKQGEFAYCIGYQYEGKGLTSKSIKILSQYAFNNLKLKTLQIIVHKTNISSIKVAENCDFTWQRTLKNAFTPPGKESLDMELYELYYER, encoded by the coding sequence ATGTTTGAATTTGATTATTTTCATATTAATCCAATTGACACAAAAGACACATGGTCTTTATGTGATTTTGTAGTTTCTAATGAAGATCGTCTAAAATCGTTTTTCCCAGAAACATTAGCTCAAAATTTAACTCCTGATCTGTCTAAACGCTTCACTGAAAAAAAAGTACAACAATTCAAGAATAAAGAAGAGTTTCTATTTACTATAAAGGAAAAAGAATCACATCATATCTCTGGTTTAGTTTATTTAAAAGAATTAGATTGGGAGAAAAAACAAGGTGAATTTGCATATTGTATAGGATACCAATATGAAGGCAAAGGCTTAACTAGTAAATCAATAAAAATACTATCGCAATATGCGTTTAATAACTTAAAGTTGAAAACACTTCAAATTATAGTTCATAAAACAAATATTAGCAGTATCAAAGTTGCTGAAAATTGTGATTTTACCTGGCAACGCACTTTAAAAAACGCATTTACTCCACCTGGTAAGGAGTCATTAGACATGGAGTTGTATGAATTATATTATGAAAGATAA
- a CDS encoding oxygen-dependent coproporphyrinogen oxidase has translation MKDKFYQYIQELQDQITSKLEVIDGTGKFQEDLWKRPEGGGGRTRVIENGTVFEKGGVNISSVHGKLPDTMQKYFGVEDADFYACGLSLVLHPKNPMVPTVHANWRYFEMYNQQGELVDSWFGGGQDLTPYYLFKDDATHFHQICKIACDKHHPKFYSIYKTKCDEYFWNAHRNEARGIGGLFFDYCKASEEMTMENWYDFVTEVGNSFLESYVPIVKKRKDLSYDNTHRDWQEIRRGRYVEFNLVHDKGTLFGLKTNGRIESILMSLPPHVQWVYDYHPKEGSKEAKLLEILKQPIDWV, from the coding sequence ATGAAAGATAAATTTTATCAATACATACAGGAATTACAAGATCAAATTACTTCTAAATTAGAGGTAATTGACGGTACAGGAAAGTTTCAAGAAGATTTATGGAAACGCCCTGAAGGCGGTGGTGGTAGAACTCGTGTTATCGAAAACGGTACCGTTTTTGAAAAAGGAGGTGTTAATATTTCTTCAGTTCACGGAAAACTCCCAGATACAATGCAAAAATATTTTGGAGTTGAAGATGCTGATTTTTATGCCTGTGGATTAAGTTTAGTATTACATCCAAAAAATCCAATGGTACCTACAGTACATGCTAATTGGCGGTATTTTGAAATGTATAACCAACAAGGTGAATTAGTCGATAGTTGGTTTGGTGGAGGGCAAGATTTAACACCTTACTATTTATTTAAAGATGACGCAACTCATTTTCATCAAATTTGTAAAATAGCTTGTGATAAGCATCATCCAAAATTTTACTCAATATATAAAACAAAATGTGATGAGTATTTCTGGAATGCACATCGAAATGAAGCTCGTGGTATAGGAGGTTTATTTTTTGATTACTGTAAAGCATCAGAAGAGATGACCATGGAAAACTGGTATGATTTTGTAACCGAAGTAGGGAATAGTTTCCTTGAAAGTTATGTGCCAATCGTTAAAAAAAGAAAAGATTTATCTTATGATAATACACACCGTGATTGGCAAGAAATTAGACGTGGACGTTACGTTGAATTTAATTTAGTTCATGATAAAGGCACACTTTTCGGTTTAAAAACTAATGGTCGTATCGAAAGTATTTTAATGAGCTTACCACCTCATGTGCAGTGGGTTTACGATTATCATCCTAAAGAAGGAAGCAAAGAAGCTAAACTTTTAGAAATTTTAAAACAACCTATAGATTGGGTTTAA
- a CDS encoding PaaI family thioesterase, whose product MEHYRKLEKMYLNANFNKEIYQSTTVKIDKELAQIQLTIEPKYFHALGAIHGSVYFKLLDDAAFFAVNSIVKDVFVLTTNFNINLVRPANEGIITAIGKVKFKSKHLFIAESTLVNENGKEIGFGSGHFAKSKIALTEDIGYKL is encoded by the coding sequence ATGGAGCATTACAGAAAGCTAGAGAAAATGTATCTCAATGCTAATTTTAATAAAGAAATTTATCAATCTACAACTGTTAAAATTGATAAAGAGTTAGCACAAATACAACTCACTATAGAGCCTAAGTATTTTCATGCATTAGGAGCAATTCATGGATCGGTATATTTTAAATTGTTAGATGATGCCGCATTTTTTGCTGTAAATTCAATTGTTAAAGATGTATTTGTACTTACTACTAACTTTAATATTAATTTAGTACGTCCAGCTAATGAAGGGATTATTACTGCCATTGGAAAGGTGAAATTTAAATCAAAGCATTTGTTTATTGCAGAAAGCACCTTAGTAAATGAAAATGGAAAAGAGATTGGATTTGGTTCTGGGCATTTTGCAAAAAGTAAAATTGCATTAACTGAAGATATAGGATATAAATTATAA
- a CDS encoding porphobilinogen synthase: protein MFPLRRNRRLRNNETIRGLIRENSITANDFLVPLFIVEGENVKEEIASMPNYYRYSLDTLEEELKELWSLGLKSVLLFVKVPDNLKDNAGNEALNPNGLMQRSIKLIKSLYPEMIVMTDVALDPYSSYGHDGIVANGKIINDDTADFLAQMSLSHAQAGADFVAPSDMMDGRILLIRETLEDNGFTDVGIMSYSAKYASAFYGPFRDALDSAPVDMLDIPKDKKTYQMDSANRIEALRETEMDIDEGADIIMVKPGMAYLDIVRDVKNEFDVPVAVYQVSGEYAMIKAAAEKGWLNHDEVMLESIIAFKRAGANIIASYFAKDVIRIISV from the coding sequence ATGTTCCCATTAAGAAGAAACAGACGTTTGAGAAACAATGAAACTATTCGTGGTTTAATAAGAGAAAATAGTATTACAGCAAACGATTTTTTAGTACCCCTTTTTATTGTAGAAGGTGAAAATGTTAAAGAAGAAATCGCATCAATGCCTAATTATTATCGATACAGCTTAGATACTTTAGAAGAGGAATTAAAAGAACTTTGGTCATTGGGTTTAAAATCAGTTTTACTCTTTGTAAAAGTACCTGACAATTTAAAAGATAATGCAGGTAATGAAGCCTTAAACCCTAACGGATTAATGCAACGTTCCATAAAGTTAATTAAAAGTTTGTATCCCGAAATGATTGTGATGACAGACGTGGCATTAGATCCATATTCATCTTATGGTCATGATGGAATTGTTGCAAACGGAAAAATTATTAATGATGATACAGCAGATTTTTTAGCACAAATGAGTTTATCACATGCCCAAGCTGGTGCTGACTTTGTTGCACCTAGCGATATGATGGATGGCCGTATTTTGCTAATCCGTGAAACTCTTGAAGATAATGGATTTACAGATGTAGGTATTATGAGTTATAGTGCTAAATACGCATCTGCTTTTTATGGTCCGTTTCGTGATGCTTTAGATTCTGCCCCTGTTGATATGCTAGATATTCCTAAAGACAAAAAAACATATCAAATGGACTCTGCTAATCGTATCGAAGCACTTCGTGAAACAGAAATGGATATTGATGAAGGAGCAGATATTATTATGGTAAAGCCAGGGATGGCGTATTTAGATATTGTTCGTGACGTAAAAAATGAATTTGATGTTCCTGTTGCGGTTTATCAAGTGAGTGGTGAATATGCAATGATTAAAGCTGCAGCAGAAAAAGGATGGCTTAATCATGACGAAGTTATGCTAGAAAGCATAATCGCTTTTAAACGTGCTGGAGCCAATATCATTGCTAGTTATTTCGCTAAAGATGTGATTAGAATTATAAGTGTATAG
- a CDS encoding deoxycytidylate deaminase, with the protein MKNTTALKLENSSKSKSIKKVIRESHTSELIIGFCGPIGTDIHFVVDRFASIIKDDYNYRVEKITLSQLIQQYSTNYDYDSKFDSKFDYYQKSIDSGNSMRSKYDSSILAELAINEIAVDRETRDDDRVCYVIDSIKNKEELELFKLVYNDLFYFIGVFSHLENRINYLEDIGLKRDEIYLLIDRDSGEEIQFGQKVTETFIESDFFIRIDKSSHTSIDPKIKRFLNLVFCNEIITPTKHENAMYLAAAAAGNSACLSRQVGACLTDNEGNVLSVGWNDVPKFGGGVYQYSEDDPIGQNDNRCMNLKGGVCFNDLEKSIIKGDLIKEFIKSGIIKDIDKNKAIELLEKSRIKELIEFSRAVHAEMHAIISAGKKSNEGIQNGTLYCTTYPCHNCARHIITSGINEVYFIEPYRKSLAMKLHRDSITEDISKKDRVRILMFEGVSPKSYIHFFKMNKNKRKDNGKKLIHLSKNISPKKTLSLKAIPVLEGEVTKSLKNKKLIDIENG; encoded by the coding sequence ATGAAAAACACTACTGCTCTTAAGCTTGAAAATTCTAGTAAATCAAAATCTATTAAAAAAGTTATAAGGGAAAGTCATACTTCTGAATTAATTATAGGCTTTTGCGGACCAATCGGAACTGATATTCATTTTGTAGTTGATAGATTTGCATCTATTATTAAAGATGATTATAATTATAGAGTAGAAAAAATAACTTTAAGCCAATTAATTCAGCAATACTCTACAAATTACGATTATGATTCTAAATTTGATTCTAAATTTGATTATTATCAAAAATCTATTGATTCTGGAAATTCTATGAGATCTAAATACGATTCTAGTATTTTAGCTGAATTAGCAATTAATGAAATAGCTGTTGATAGAGAAACAAGAGATGATGATAGAGTATGTTATGTAATTGATTCAATTAAAAATAAAGAAGAGTTAGAACTTTTTAAATTGGTTTATAACGATCTTTTTTATTTTATTGGCGTGTTCTCGCATTTAGAAAATAGAATTAATTACTTAGAAGATATTGGGTTAAAAAGAGATGAAATCTATTTATTAATTGATAGGGATTCAGGAGAAGAGATTCAGTTTGGTCAAAAAGTTACAGAAACATTTATTGAATCTGATTTTTTTATTAGAATTGATAAAAGCTCACATACGTCTATTGACCCTAAAATTAAAAGGTTTTTAAATTTAGTTTTTTGCAATGAGATTATCACTCCCACTAAACATGAGAATGCAATGTATCTTGCAGCTGCAGCTGCAGGAAATTCTGCTTGTTTAAGTAGGCAAGTTGGTGCATGCTTAACTGATAATGAAGGTAATGTTTTGTCAGTTGGGTGGAATGATGTTCCAAAATTTGGAGGAGGTGTTTATCAATATTCTGAAGATGACCCTATTGGTCAAAATGATAATAGATGTATGAATTTGAAAGGGGGCGTTTGTTTTAATGATCTTGAAAAATCAATCATAAAAGGAGACTTAATAAAAGAATTTATAAAAAGTGGAATAATAAAAGATATAGATAAAAATAAAGCTATTGAGTTACTCGAAAAATCTCGGATAAAAGAATTAATAGAATTTTCTAGAGCTGTTCATGCTGAAATGCATGCAATTATTTCAGCTGGTAAAAAGTCTAATGAAGGTATACAAAATGGAACTCTTTATTGTACAACATATCCATGTCATAATTGCGCTAGGCATATAATAACTTCAGGTATAAATGAAGTATATTTTATTGAACCATATAGAAAAAGTTTAGCTATGAAACTACACAGAGATTCTATAACTGAAGATATATCTAAAAAAGATAGAGTACGAATTCTAATGTTTGAAGGGGTTTCTCCAAAATCATATATTCATTTTTTCAAAATGAATAAAAATAAACGAAAAGACAATGGGAAAAAACTAATACATTTGTCAAAAAATATAAGTCCAAAAAAAACGTTATCTTTAAAAGCAATTCCTGTTTTAGAAGGAGAAGTAACAAAAAGTTTAAAAAACAAAAAATTAATTGATATTGAAAATGGCTAA